A region of Diceros bicornis minor isolate mBicDic1 chromosome 31, mDicBic1.mat.cur, whole genome shotgun sequence DNA encodes the following proteins:
- the LOC131395093 gene encoding olfactory receptor 10AG1-like has product MLNFLFPQMKHQEKPPGENLTELMEFVLLGFADVPRLQWFLFALFLIIYIIILMGNGTIFLITKLDPALQAPMYFFLGNFSFVEICYVSVTLPRMLTNLWTQRRTISLVACAAQMCCILVLGATECFLLAVMAYDRCVAMCKPLHYPLLMSHKVCAQLVAGSWVSGVPVQVGQTLQIFSLPFCGSNHINHFFCDIPPILRLACGDTFVNEFMVYIVAVLFVTVPCLLILISYGKIISTILKLPSATSQSKAFSTCSSHLMVVTLFFGSAIITYLGPKKSHSAGTDKVLSLFYTIVTPMFNPMIYSLRNKEVITALRKLLCK; this is encoded by the coding sequence ATGTTGAATTTTCTCTTTCCACAGATGAAACACCAAGAAAAACCACCAGGAGAAAATCTAACTGAACTGATGGAATTTGTTCTCTTGGGCTTTGCTGATGTTCCCCGTCTCCAATGGTTCCTATTTGCATTATTCTTAATCATCTATATCATTATCCTGATGGGAAATGGCACCATATTTCTAATAACAAAACTGGACCCTGCTCTCCAGGCCCCCATGTATTTTTTCCTTGGAAATTTTTCCTTTGTGGAAATCTGCTATGTATCAGTTACTCTCCCCAGAATGCTCACGAATCTTTGGACCCAGAGAAGAACAATTTCTTTAGTTGCCTGTGCTGCACAAATGTGCTGCATTCTTGTGTTGGGAGCCACCGAGTGTTTCCTTCTGGcggtgatggcctatgaccgctgcGTGGCCATGTGTAAGCCTCTGCATTATCCTCTACTCATGAGCCACAAAGTTTGTGCCCAGCTGGTGGCTGGCTCCTGGGTCAGTGGAGTTCCCGTCCAGGTAGGGCAGACACTTCAGATtttttctctgcccttttgtgGTTCTAACCACATCAACCACTTCTTCTGTGACATCCCCCCAATTCTCAGGCTAGCCTGTGGGGACACCTTTGTGAATGAATTCATGGTCTACATAGTTGCTGTGTTATTTGTCACAGTACCATGTCTGTTGATACTTATCTCCTATGGCAAAATTATTTCCACGATCCTTAAATTGCCATCAGCCACGAGTCAGTCCAAAGCCTTCTCAACCTGTTCATCTCATCTTATGGTCGTGACATTGTTCTTTGGATCAGCCATTATTACCTATTTAGGGCCTAAGAAAAGTCACTCAGCAGGAACTGATAAAGtgctttctcttttctacacTATTGTGACTCCCATGTTTAACCCCATGATATACAGTCTAAGGAACAAGGAAGTCATTACTGCACTGAGAAAATTGCTATGTAAATGA
- the LOC131395405 gene encoding olfactory receptor 5T1-like: MPGLPSDVDLYTIHVKNVSEITVFILMGFTDDSEVQVFLFLLFLAIYLFTLVGNLGLIVLVIGDSRLHTPMYYFLSVLSFLDACYSSVVTPKLLLNFLSKDKTISFLGCAAQMFFYVTFGTTECFLLAAMAYDRYVAIYNPLLYSVSMSPRVYVPLIVASYLCGILNSSVHTGAAFTLSFCASNEIRHFFCDIPPVLAISCSDTSKNHLLVFYFTGIIEIVTILIVLVSYGFILVAILRMHSAEGRRKVFSTYGSHLTGVSLYYGTVFSMYVRPSSSYSLDRDMIVSIFYSIAVPMLNPIIYSLRNKDVKEAVKRVFGKNWFISKVYSSD, encoded by the coding sequence ATGCCAGGGTTGCCATCAGATGTAGATTTATACACAATCCACGTGAAGAATGTGAGTGAAATTACTGTGTTTATATTGATGGGCTTCACAGATGATTCTGAGGTGCaagtcttcctatttttgctCTTTCTAGCAATCTATCTTTTCACTCTGGTAGGAAATTTGGGACTGATTGTATTGGTCATTGGGGATTCCCGGCTGCACACCCCTATGTACTATTTTCTGAGTGTGTTATCATTCCTGGATGCCTGCTATTCTTCAGTTGTCACTCCAAAATTGTTGCTCAATTTCTTGTCAAAGGATAAAACTATTTCATTCCTTGGATGTGCAGCACAGATGTTTTTCTATGTTACATTTGGGACCACAGAATGCTTTCTCCTGGCTGCAATGGCATATGATCGCTATGTAGCAATCTACAACCCTCTGCTGTATTCAGTTAGCATGTCACCCAGGGTCTATGTGCCGCTTATCGTTGCTTCCTATCTTTGTGGCATTTTGAATTCTTCCGTGCACACAGGAGCGGCATTTACTCTATCCTTCTGTGCATCCAATGAAATTAGACATTTTTTTTGTGACATCCCTCCTGTCCTCGCCATTTCTTGTTCCGACACAAGCAAAAACCATCTTCTAGTGTTCTACTTCACGGGCATTATTGAGATAGTCACTATCCTGATCGTCCTGGTCTCCTATGGTTTCATTCTGGTGGCCATTCTGAGGATGCATTCTGCTGAAGGGAGACGAAAAGTCTTTTCTACATATGGCTCTCACCTAACTGGAGTGTCACTCTACTATGGAACAGTCTTCTCCATGTATGTGAGACCAAGTTCCAGCTACTCTTTGGACCGGGACATGATAGTGTCGATTTTTTACAGCATTGCCGTCCCCATGCTGAACCCCATCATCTACAGTTTAAGGAACAAAGATGTAAAAGAGGCAGTGAAGAGAGTGTTTGGGAAAAATTGGTTTATCAGTAAAGTATATTCTTCAGATTAA